The genome window TCAGCGCCTACCCTGCACTACCCTTGACTGCCACTACTGGcgggacagggggctgcaggcagcacagGGTGGAGGTGCTGAGCAGAGGATGGCTGTGTGCAAAGCTCCCTactccctctgctcctgcagccactACAAAGTGGGGTGTGGGGTGCCCATCACTGCCACTGCCCACAgcttcctgggaggccaggagagcTTTGGGGAGGAATCTCCCTGTGGCACAGACAGCTCAGAGCCAACTCAATGGATctcgcaccctccctcccaaGGTGAGCACCCCATGGACGGCGTTGCCAGCGTCCTGGCTGCCCTGTCCGACAGAGCCTACGTGAAGAAGGACCGGCTGGAGGTCGTGGTGCGCAAGGACCGCTACCGCGTGAACAACAAGCATGATGAAACACACCCTCCGCTGCCCGTCTCCAAGATCGTCCGGCGGGCCGAGCGGCTGGTGGGGCGGGAGATGCCCTACAACCTGACCAGCCACAACTGTGAGCACTTCGTCATGGAGCTGCGCTACGGCGTGGCCATGAGCGACCAGGTGGGTGTGAGATGGGGAGGAACGTGCCCTCACGCCTGCATCACGACTGCAACCCGAGTTTTGAATCTGACATCCCCAGAGCCTCTTGGGACAGCTGGTCCAGAGGGGTGGAGGATTCCTTCTCCCAGGAGTGTCACTGCCTTGCAGCCTGCCTGGCTGATGTACTGCAGAGTGCAGTACCGCCACGGCCTGCTGCCCTGAGCATCTTCTGAAGTGGCTGCAGCTCTGTGTGTGACATTGtcatcaaatcccccccccccccgctctcacagtgtttattattatttggcATTTCAGCCtcagtccagcaccctgctgcaataggtgctgcacaaacccaGTCAAACCCAGCATCCTTCTCCCTGCAAAATGAACCCAGCAGTCCCTTCTCCAAATCTATTCCATCCCTCAGCATTTCAgtggctgcctctgctcccctgcctggGCTCCTCTTCACAGCCCCAGCTGGTTGCTGCTGCTCCTTTGCTTTCTGTATTGCAGCACAGCATCGAAAGAAGGAGACTGTAAGAGGCaccaaggggtggggtgggattcATGTCCCTAGGCCAGGAAATCTTGACCTACTCTATGGTATGAGTCTTCCCTGGATTAGGCTTCTGCAGCAAGAGTAGCTTGATGTCTGATGGGCTGGCTGGACATTTCAGCTCCTGTCTTCCTctacaccttggctacgtctagactggcatgattttccgcaaatgcttttaacggaaaagtttttctgttaaaagcatttgcggaaaagaacgtctagattggcacagacgcttttctgcaaaagcactttttgcggaaaagcgtccgtgccaatctagatgcagttttgtgcaagaaagccccgattgccattttcgccatcagggcttttttgagcaaaacagttttcagctgtctacactggcccttttgcgcaaaaacatttctggaaaagggcttttgcccgaacgggaacgtcaaagcatttgcacaagaagcactgatttcagacagtagatcgtcagtgcttttgtgcaaaatcaagcagccagtgtagacagctggcaagtttttgcgcaaaagcgagtgcttttgcggaaaatcttgccagtctagacacagcccttgtgtgtcCCGAGCCTGTAAATGACCCCACGtgggagccccccccacacacatctgacGGGCACTTTGTTCTCTTCTGCAGGTCACAGAAGCCATTGCCATGGGCACTGTGGGGGTGATGGGAGTGGCGGCTGCTGTGCTCAGATCCATGGCTCAGAGACGCAAGCATCGGAAGGAGTAATGGCAGATGGAGGGAGTGGGGTTTGTGCCAGTGCTGGCTTGGGGCAATTAACCCACCTCTCATCCTTTTCATCAGATTGGTTTCAGTGCAATATGAAAGCTAAGTGAGATTTTGAGAACAAAAGCTGCCCCATAGAGGATAACCACTTGTATTCCAATAAACCCATCTTGAGACCCCTGCGTCTGTCTGGGAGGGAAACGGTCACTAATGTGGCTGGTGACTTGATTGCCTTGTGCTGTGatttcctctcttctctcccgagttaagcagggctgggctggctgagTGTTTTCAAGGCTGGTCTTCTGGGGAACTGCGCTGATTCAACAATGGAGGCTCTGAGTGAGGCGTTCCCTGTCTGACAAGGTGTAAAAACCAAGTTCATAATCAGGCAATTTATAAAAAGAAGCTCCAGGGTTTTAACTCTGGTGTCCtggtcaaattaaaaaacatagcaagagacctaaaaaagagtcaccgtggcttaaccaccatgtaaaagaagcagtgagggacaaaaaggtattttTTAAGAAGTGGACAGggtcgataaagaaaagttatgtattagttccctaaatagaagaactagaggacaccaaatgaaattaatggggagcaggtttaaaactaataaaagaaagttcttcttcacacagcgtgtagtcaacctgtggaactccttgccagaggaggctgtgaaggctagaactataacagagtttaaagagaagctagataatttcatggaggttaggtccataaaagctattagccagggataaaatggtgtccttggcctctgtttgtcagaggctggagagggatggcaggagataaattgcttgatcattgtcttcggtccaccctctctggggcacctggtgctggccactgtcggcagacaggatactgggctagatggacctttggtctgacccagtatggctgttcttatgttctaaattcCCACAGGGCTAATTTCACTCTGTCTCTCTAAATTTCAAATGGATATAGAACTCACTCGGTTACCTTAGTAGTATTGTTGTCTAATGCTTGTAATGCTCcactccagaagcagctgcatgcCAGTGCTAGATAAGGGATACCTGTATAATCAGCCTCCACCCAGTGACGGCTTCATCTCAGGTTTGGGTGGATAAACTGCATCTCCGCTCTGGACAAACAAtccccttgggtatgtctacactaccctcctatttcgaaataggagggtaatgtaggcataccgcaattgcaaatgaagcccgggatttgaatttcccgggcttcatttgcataatccgggcgccgccatttttaaatcccggctggttcgaaccccgtgccgcacggctacacgcggcacgaactaggtagttcgaactaggcttcctagttcgaactaccgttactcctcgtggaatgaggagtaatggtagttcgaactaggaagcctagttcgaactacctagttcgtgccacgtgtagccgcgcggcacggggttcgaaccagccgggatttaaaaatggcggtgcatcgcttatgcaaatgaagcccgggaaattcaaatcccaggcttcatttgcaattgcggtatgcctacattaccccgctagttcaaactagcggggtagtgtagacatacccttagtgagggagtgagaggagggcctggccGTGCAGGGATTAAATAAAGCCTTTTTGCCCAGCTAGCCCCGCCCTGTTTACCGGCAGCCAATgacaggcctggagggaggataaaagaaAGGAGCCTGtctcagttaggggctgaccagTGAGGATACAGGAGATGGTTCTGCTGTCTGCAGGACCTGAGCCAGAACCTGTCCTATTTGACCAGTCACCAGAGCATGTAAGCCTCCAACCCTAtctcctggggcagagggggaattTACAAGGAACCctcaggaaggagggggaaattTGGACAGTTGGGGCCATTCCCCAAACTTAAGAACTATGCCCAGATAAAAGGCCAGAATTCCCAGGCCTGGGACAAAAGCGGCAGGGAGCtgttcccctttccctcctgctaAATCGGggtcctaaccactaggccaccccaCTGCCAGGGACACCCAGCCACACCATGTGTTAACTGTGGTCATGTTGCATCCAGTGGTGGCTGGATCTCAGCACCAACTGAGAGATCCCTgtacagcacaaagcaatgccATCCAGCTGGGTGTGAGAACTCATTTTTCCCTCTGAAAATATATTACTTAAAAAAAGCCCAATTTTAGAGCCAATCTCATAATATCTCTTGCAGCTGCACTCTGGAGTTCGAACCTGTGGGTTGTGGCAATATTGTACCATTCCTGTTTTAAAATCCTTATATTATTTCTGGCCACTTCCCTTTGCAACACTCTCAACATTTCCTCTCTCTGATGGGGCTCCTGGGGTGCAGCCTCTCTCTGCAACCTGGGGTATCCTCACACCTTGAGGATACAAATCTCTGGCAGGTCCTGCACCTATACAGCCATCCACAGATAGGGACACACCTAACAGAGTTACATGGATACTTCTCCTAGCCACACATATACCATTGATAGGGATTCCCCAGCTAATTCCCCAAAGCTCCCCAGCCTTGCACCCCTGTCCTGTTCTGGTCAGGCGCCTAGCCAGTGTAAGATCATTACCCAGTCCACCCTGCCTCAGTGTGGAGAGGGCATGCACTAGCCTTTGTAAACTGAGCTGAGATTTCCAGGGCACTTCAACCAAAACACAGTTTTAGGTAAGATGTAAGCCATATATGTTAACTATAGAAAGATCTTAAATGCTTATAAGTAGCAAGCATAGAGATCAAAGTTGattatttaagaaataaaataaattcacagtctgaggctttgtcttcactggcAAGTTACAAGTCAATAAATCGGCTCTCAGCACTGTAACGCCCAAGGTGTCTGCACTGCCAAGGTACTTGGTGTGCACAAAATCTTCAGTTCCTGTGCTCTCCAAAAAACACCTTGACAAGAGGTGTACAGCTTTCTGTGCACTGACTACAGCTGGGGTCCCAGTGTGGATGCCCTTGTGTATTACAGCACTGTGACTGTCCTATCGTACCTGTCCCACAATGCCTATTCTTGCCTCTCTGGCCATCGGTTTGAGCTCTGCTGGTCTGCTCCCAGGTGACCAACCCTGCAAACCCCTTTACAGTCTCTGGGAATTTGGGAAGTTCCCTTTCTCTTTGCTCAGTGACGCATGGAGTGCTCTCAGTGCATCTTTCCAGGTGACATGCCTTGTCCTTACTTGGATCACTGCTGAGGTGCTGGACTTCATCAGTATCTGGGGAGAAGAGGTTGTTCAGCAGGTATCAAGAAGAGGGATTCAAAGGGATGCACCACAGGGCAtagggacaggacccaggatgcCCTGTAACCCTCCCTCACCCATCTGCATTCTCACACACCTCAGCAGAAGAAGAGGTTGAGGTGctctattggggtatgtctacactaccccgctagttcgaactagcggggtaatgtatgcataccgcacttgctaatgaagcccgggatttgaatttcccgggcttcattagcataagcggggagccgccatttttaaatccccgctgcttcgaaccccgtgtagcgcggctacacggggctcgaactaggtagttcggactagggtcctattccgaactaccgttactcctcgtgaaacgaggagtaccggtagttcggaataggcaccctagtccgaactacctagttcgagccccgtgtagccgcgctacacggggttcgaagcagcggggatttaaaaatggcggctccccgcttatgctaatgaagcccgggaaattcaaatcccgggcttcattagcaagtgcggtatgcatacattaccctcctagttcgaactaggagggtagtgtagacatacccttggagagctGCCCAGAGTTGCACTGCTACAACTGCTGCAAGTGTGGTCACACTACTGCACTGGGAGCTGACAGTGTGAACACGCAACAGCAGTTTCCCTGCagcattctggctacgtctacactgcctcttttttgcggaagaggcaatgcaaatgaagcgctcatcaGCAacttctcacgcttcatttgcatattcttttcccatgctttttgcggaagaggtttttgtgcgaAATAAAAGCAGCGTAGACacgtctgttttgcacaaaaatccccttttgcgcaagaacccttactcctcaaaaaaatgaggtgtacaggtcTCCATTGTATACAGCTCCTAAGATAGTGCATTCTTTTCAATGGGCCATCAGCTGGTCAGGCTACTCCATTGTTGTACCTGAAAGGTTGGTGGGGGATGTTCCCAACCTCACGATATATttctataacacacacacacacacacacacacacacacacacacacacacacacacacacacacacacacacacacacacacagcaaaactCGATAGCACCCCATACAGTGAGAGCATCCATAATCCATCTGAATATTAATGTTCAACAGATTTAGACCTTTAAAATGATACCTCACCAGGCACACTTTGTACAAAACATATCAATGATATGACACtgaatacagattggacctctcttgtccagcacccttgggacctgacccatcctgaatgagggaatttgctggatcaggggaggtccctgctcccagcttcccaggAGGCTGCCTCTTCCTGCAGCTGGCTCCGCTCCAGCCCCATTGCCATGGGCTCCAACCTGCTGGGGCTCCTCGTGGAGAGAGCTCCTCAGCAGCTGCGGCCGTGCTTCTCCCCAGCACAACTGGGAATCCCCAGGATTTCCAttgctgccccacctggctgaGGCTCCCTGTGGACGGGTTTCGCACTCCTGGGAGCCAGGGTTCTcttatccagcaacatccatggtccctgttgctggaccagagagtcctggattttggaggttcaaccAGTATAGAGATTCCAGAGTGTGGCTTTGTGGTATTGAGTGCCACACACTCCTTCCTTGACGATGTGGTGACGCTGCCCCACGTCTCATCTAATTTTAGCTTTTCTTTTCCAACAATGAGCTAAACAGGttggagcaggtttaaaactaataagcgaaagttcttcttcacacagcgcatagtcaacctgtggaactccttgtcaaaggaggctgagaaggctagcactataatagagtttaaagagaagctagataaattcatggaggttggtccataaaaggctattagccagggggataGAAACGGTACCCCTGGCCTCTTTGTCAgcggctggagatggatggcacgagacaaattgcttgatcattgtcttcggtctacgccctctggggcacctggcgctggccactgtcagcagacaggctactgggctagatggacctttgatctgacccagtacagccgttatGTTCTAAACAGCGTCCCCAGAAACAACAAGCTGGTGTCTGTTCATGCAACTTACTATTGAGACAAACACTTACATCCTCAGCGATTGGTAAAAGAAATGTATGTCGGTGACATGTAGGCCTGCCAATGGGTGGGTAGTTACCCTGGGActcagtgattcaaagggcccaggactcccagtTGCTGTAGCTGCTATTGTGGCACTCTGGTggtggttggcgccctgggccctttCAGCCACCACCAAAGTGCTGTGTGGCACActctgggaggctctgaggggggTGAAGCGCACACCATGGTCTGGAgatgtggagggctggctgctatgGCCCCACAGCTTTCCAGAGTGTGGAGACACACCCCTCCTCCCATACACACACTGTGCAGAGGGAGCTATCAAAGCTGCTGTTCTTCCTGGTGACACATTTGAATTCGTCAAGGGGAAACAGAACCCGAAATCTTCTTTTCTTGGAGTTCCTTTGTTTCAAAGAAATTAAGTCTTTCTGCTTCTGAAGGTCGACAAAAATGCCACGTATTGGGGTGCTTCTTGAAACAGCTTGTAGAGCAGAATAGTTCGCATTGGGCTTTATTCATAGAACCATATATTCTAAGTCccgaagggaccattatgatgcTGTAGTCCAGGGATGGGAAACCTAATGCC of Pelodiscus sinensis isolate JC-2024 chromosome 11, ASM4963464v1, whole genome shotgun sequence contains these proteins:
- the LOC102443502 gene encoding phospholipase A and acyltransferase 3-like produces the protein MNDERQNNSTSCIRVKIPSVHVELKPGDLIEIFRSCYQHWAIYVGDGKVVHLAPPCEHPMDGVASVLAALSDRAYVKKDRLEVVVRKDRYRVNNKHDETHPPLPVSKIVRRAERLVGREMPYNLTSHNCEHFVMELRYGVAMSDQVTEAIAMGTVGVMGVAAAVLRSMAQRRKHRKE